AGGAAAGGCAGAGCAGGAGGGATGAGCCTGCCTACTTGAGCGCATTCATCCCTGTCCCCTCAGCCCTGACCAAcagcagagggtgtgtgtgtgaaaggtAATCAGTAAGTGTATATGGAAGTATGCATGAGTTTGTGTATAAACGTGCATGTTTGGTCAGGGGGCGTGTGATATTGCAGATTTGGTAGCATGGGCATCAGTAGAAGCAGACAGTGTGGAGGAAAGGCCTGTTGCTCTTGTCCTCAAACTCCTGCAGCAGCTCGTCCATCTCGTTTTCCATATCATCCGTGTGCTGGATCTGAGAGAGGGAAGGGACGGTCAGACATACAACACCTGCTACATGGGTCAAGGCAAGACATCCATACACTTTAGGGCTCAGTGTAATAGAATTACAGTGACATACCACTTACTCATACAACATTTAAGCATGTATTTATTGCCAATATAATTTGCACACCTACGTTCCAAATCATTATGGTCAGACACACCATGTATCTTGCAGAAACACATATCCCACTGTAGCAACATGACACTATGTGCCCATACTACCATATATCCCTGATATCCATGCTATGACAATGTAACAGTGTAATCCTGTGATAATGGTTGCTGGTggccaggcaggcagagacactcacacactgacacagctcACAGATGAGGAAAGCCCCCAGTGTGGCCTCCTCGTGGTTGTCCTGGATGTCCACGTTGATGACGTGAACCGGCGTGAAAGTCTCCTGCTCCCGAGAGCTCAGGTCTGAGTGGGAGAAATTGGGGAGAATAGTGATCGTTGATCAACATGAATCCAGTGACCTAGCCCAAGACTAACTTTATTTTAAGCGTATTCACTATTCCTAATTGATATTTCACAACTTGACATGAGAAGCCCCCAACCCCCCTTCTGTCCCAGGTCCCTTCTCACCCTCTAGCACTTGGTCGTAGACCCTCTCCTCACAGGTGATGACCAGATCAAACTGGTCCTTACAGCTCTGGAAGCGTTCCGGTCGGGACTTGATCCGCTTGTTGCGGTCCAACATGTGCAGGATTCCATTCTGTGTGTATCTGAGGTGCTCAGGGTCAAGGAACACAGCAAGACGAAAGACCAACACACAAGACCTCAAACATATGAAACTTGAAGGCGTCAGTCAGTCACTGTGAATACTCAAGACACAATGCCCCCTAGAGGCCAAAACTCACTCAAAATGCATTTGACCTTTGGAAGCTTCTTAATAAATGTAACTAATAACACTTATTGTAACTGGCCTCACATAACTTTAACTACCAGTGAAATATTTTAGGAAGTCACCTACCTTATCTACTCAATTTAAATAAAAAACGCTATTTTCTAGAGCAAAAACCGAGATGAATAGGCAAGAAAATATTACAGAAATTATCTCCAATCCTTGCCTGCATTGTAAGGATAAGGTCCCACTCTTGTATACTCCCAAATAGGGACTTGGCCAGTGAAAGGAGTGCTATGGCATTCCCACTAACAATTAATATATAGCCCTTCTTTTTACAAGCATGCAGATATCTCCTTGCACAAAAATAAAGTTTTTTGTACATTTAAA
This genomic window from Oncorhynchus nerka isolate Pitt River linkage group LG2, Oner_Uvic_2.0, whole genome shotgun sequence contains:
- the LOC115139412 gene encoding RNA polymerase II subunit A C-terminal domain phosphatase SSU72 isoform X2, which codes for MHHLQRTFSKRGFEVRSFGTGSHVKLPGPAPDKPNVYDFKTTYEQMYNDLVRKDKELYTQNGILHMLDRNKRIKSRPERFQSCKDQFDLVITCEERVYDQVLEDLSSREQETFTPVHVINVDIQDNHEEATLGAFLICELCQCIQHTDDMENEMDELLQEFEDKSNRPFLHTVCFY
- the LOC115139412 gene encoding RNA polymerase II subunit A C-terminal domain phosphatase SSU72 isoform X1, which produces MPSHPLRVAVVCSSNQNRSMEAHNILSKRGFEVRSFGTGSHVKLPGPAPDKPNVYDFKTTYEQMYNDLVRKDKELYTQNGILHMLDRNKRIKSRPERFQSCKDQFDLVITCEERVYDQVLEDLSSREQETFTPVHVINVDIQDNHEEATLGAFLICELCQCIQHTDDMENEMDELLQEFEDKSNRPFLHTVCFY